The genomic region TTCATCCATGGAGAAGGCCTTGTTCTCCATATAGGCCCGCGGCAGCTGCACGTCCTCCTCGAAGGCCGTCTCCCGCATCCTGGGCGGCGACGTGTCGAAGTAGTTGGGCGTGTTCTCCTGCAGGGCTGGCAGAAGGGTGCAGTGGATCTCAGGGATGGCGTGGAAGATGACGAAGACCCAGCCGCTGGCCGCCAGCGTGATGGCCAAGGTGGGGTCGTTCCAGGCATCCCCCTGCTGCAGCTTGACATTGCCGAAGAGGTACATGGTCATCCAGGCCACCCAGATGAGCACAGAGAGGAAGGCTGTGATGAGGAGGAAGGCCCCGTTCAGCTTCCACCTCTTGAACTTGCCGCACAGAGTGAAGAGGGCCAGCCCCAGGGTGACCACAAGCAGTACCATGTCGTAGATGAGGGCCATCACAAAGTCCATGGGCTCGTAGGCGCAGGCTGGCCTCGTGTCACGCAGCACGGTGAGCACCAGCCACTCCACAGCGATGATGACTTGCACCAGCATCAGGCACAGCGCCAGGCCCACCAGCTGCCAGCCCGCGGGGCCCGTGCCATGCCGCACCAGCCTCCGCACGCGccatgcctggctcagcaggCAGGAGAAGCAGAGCGCAAAGAGGACGCCCCAGAGGAAGCGGCGGACGGAGCAGATGGTCTCGTCCTCCTGGATGATGAAGGCGAACGTCAGCCCGAagaggcccagggtccccaggaGGAACAGAAAGTGGAGGCCCACGGggctcttcttctccttctccttgatGAAGGGCAGCCGCACCAGGAGGATGAGCATCAGGAGCAGTGTGATCAGGGCGCCCGCCCCGGCCACCGCCTCCACCACAATGCCCCAGATGGCGTCCAGGTCGCACAGGGACACGTACTGAGGGAGGAGGTCCAGCCCACAGCCTCGGGACGTGCTGGCGTTTTCAGAGGCCACCGAGGTGATCACGAAGAGCAGGAGGAAGGTGAGCACCTGGTGAGCTCTCATCTTTCTCTCTGATGCCACGAACATTCTAGAAAAGCCAAGGGGGGAATGGTTGGGGGGAAGGAAAGATGAATTCATTGGAAGACTCCCCCTCTCCTGACTTCTTGAAGAAGACCCGCCTCATTTCAAACCTGCAAGCGCACATGGCACCTTTGCACACATAGGAAAATGTGCTCCTTTCTTCAGGCACGGAGGTTTTGGGACCCATCTGTacccttggctgggtgcagtgaagAACCGTGAATCATCATCACTGGTGGCTGAAGGACAGGGTAGGAGGGAGGCCAACTTCTCTGTATACCCTTTTGTATTCTTTGAATTGGATACTCTGTGCCACATCTGACCTCTTGAAAAATAAGaggaaggctgggcgtggtggctcatgcttgtaatcccagcagtttgggaggcagaggcgggcggatcacgaggtcaggagttcaagaccagcctggccaacacagtaaaacaccgtctctactaaaaaatacaaaaattagctgggcgtggtggcgggcgcctgtaatcccagctacttgggaggctgaggcagcagaattgcttgaacctgggaggcgaaggttgcagtgagctgagctcgtgccactaaactccagcttgggcgacagagctagactccgtctccaaaaaaaaaaaaaaaaaaaaaaaaccaaagaaagaaaaataaggggaaaaaatgaaactttaaagACACAGCCACAGGCCAAGTGCTGCACTGGGAGAATGAGTGGCACACATTACCTGGTCTCAGCCTCTCGAGGCTAACAGCTAACAGCCAGGAATTGGACACATCCAGTCCTCACAATGCCCTGTGAGACAGCTCCTATTAGGACCTCCATCTTACAGGTGACAATACAGAGTCTCCAGGAGGTGACAACCTTtgcacaaggtcacacaactCAACTCCTGGGTGTGACCTCACTCCGAGGGCTCCcagcatttctttcctttttttttttatttgagacggagtctgtctgtcgcccaggctggagttcagtggcgcaatcggaggctcactacagcctccgattccccaggttcaaacgattctcctgcctcagcctcctgagtagctgggattacaggcgtgcaccaccacgcctggctaattttttttgtatttctagtagagactaggtttcaccacgttggccaggctggtcttgaactcctgacctcaggtgatccacccgcctcggcctcccaaagtgctggaatcccagcatttcaaATGTAGTAAACACAAAAGCAGCTGTCTTCCTTGGTTCCAGGCTGCGTCTCTCCCTCACCTCCCACGCTCGCTCTCTAGAACATCTCTGGAGGATTCCCCGGAGTGCGTCTCTCCCTGGGAAACCTGCAGAATTCTCCCTGCTGCCCTCTCTCTTGCCCATATACGAGCTGGAGTCCACACAGCAGCCTCAGCGATGGGCCTAACCCAAGTCTCCTCTTGCCcctctgctccctctgcctggccactccTCCTCCCAGTGCTGAGCTCAGCTCTGATGCCATCAACTcagacttggccaaggtcacacccCAGTCCTCTCCACCACAGCCTCTGGTCTAATTGCGTCTGTCATTTTTTGGCTGTTTACTTTGTTtctgccttcccttcctcctgtcCTCCCATCCTCACTTCCTCCATTGCAAGACGTGGCAGGGCAGGGACATGGTCTCTCTTGTTCACCGGCAGACAAGGCTCCTTCAGTCTTGGCACGACTGACATTTGGGCTGGGTTGTTCTCTGTCATGGGGGACTGTGCGTTGCAGgatgcttagcagcatccctgggttCTACCCACTGGATACCGGTAGCACGTCCCCTCCTCCAACTGTGACAACCCAAAATGTCTCTAGACAGTGCTAGATGTCCCCTGGGGGAGCAAAATCACCTGGATGAGAACCATGGCTGTAGACTCAAGCTCGACACACAGCACCTGGCACGATGTTTAGTAAatactgaatgaatgagaaaCATAGTGAGGACCGTCCCCTACCTCATGGCTACCAGCTccttcccccccttttttttttttttctctaacggCCCCTTGCTTTTGAAGGGAGCCTGGTCTTTAGGAAAGCCACAGCCCGCACAGCTGGCTGGATGCTTGTTTCCCGGCCTCTCAAGCCAGACTTACTGCCCCAGCTCAACCCACGTGTGGGGTTGTGACCAGCTGCTCTCCCCGGGCTCCAGTACATCCCTGGGGCTTCCCTAAGTAAATGCGGTATCGACCACCTCACTGTTACAGAGATCCTGTGAGCATCTCAGATCCTGCCCTGGCTGTGAGGCTTTCCAGTGGCATAAATTATTGATGTTACTGAAGGAAAAGGTGCCTGGGGCTGTCgggctcatgtcctttgcctactgaTGAGAGGAGGCAGCCTCAGAATAGAAGGCATCTGGCCAGCATTCCGCCCCAGCATCCTGCTCAGGTACATTCCGGGGTGAGGATGCACCCCAGGCATTGGTCGGCCTGCAATCCAGCACTTATTCGTGGTCTTGCCACGTCGGTCGCTGACGTGCCACTGCAGCTACTTATGCTTTGTCCACACGCCACCTGGGCGGTTATTTACTTAACTTTTGAATCAACCCACTtacaagaaaaccaaacacattcAAGTATTTATCTCCAGACATTTTTAAATTGCTCAttgagactgggtgcagtggctcataactgtaatcccagcactttgggaggctgaggcaagaggatcacttgaggacaggagtttgagaccagcctggccagtatggtgaaaccctgtctctactaaaaataaaaaaaattagctgggcgtggtgccacgtgcctatagtcccagctacttgggaggctgaggcagaagaatcgcttgaacctgggaggtggaggtttcagtgcgccaagatcttgccactgcactccagcctgggcaacacagcaagactctgtctcaataaataaatacataaaaataaaataaaatcgcTCGTTGATGTAACCCATGTTGCATACCCACTGGGCGCATTTCAACCTACCACCCTTTGGAGAAACATCATCCTAGCACAATTGCTTGTCACGAGGTACTAAAGCACACAAGGGATCAAAATTTAAGAACTGGAGGTGTCAG from Pan troglodytes isolate AG18354 chromosome 18, NHGRI_mPanTro3-v2.0_pri, whole genome shotgun sequence harbors:
- the GPRC5B gene encoding G-protein coupled receptor family C group 5 member B isoform X1 is translated as MCAVGVVAILRRDPREGCTDWTCVFRGAKEAGVGPSVRKRTTTSGRWAVRREKSVSRRNLPGGGLAVCVRLGVYRGVGDFERHRAGSILSASWTWCWCVSGKLLLMNPPWSVAWGQEGFCAGTPGSRYLPRMFVASERKMRAHQVLTFLLLFVITSVASENASTSRGCGLDLLPQYVSLCDLDAIWGIVVEAVAGAGALITLLLMLILLVRLPFIKEKEKKSPVGLHFLFLLGTLGLFGLTFAFIIQEDETICSVRRFLWGVLFALCFSCLLSQAWRVRRLVRHGTGPAGWQLVGLALCLMLVQVIIAVEWLVLTVLRDTRPACAYEPMDFVMALIYDMVLLVVTLGLALFTLCGKFKRWKLNGAFLLITAFLSVLIWVAWMTMYLFGNVKLQQGDAWNDPTLAITLAASGWVFVIFHAIPEIHCTLLPALQENTPNYFDTSPPRMRETAFEEDVQLPRAYMENKAFSMDEHNAALRTAGFPNGSLGKRPSGSLGKRPSAPFRSNVYQPTEMAVVLNGGTIPTAPPSHTGRHLW
- the GPRC5B gene encoding G-protein coupled receptor family C group 5 member B isoform X2 codes for the protein MFVASERKMRAHQVLTFLLLFVITSVASENASTSRGCGLDLLPQYVSLCDLDAIWGIVVEAVAGAGALITLLLMLILLVRLPFIKEKEKKSPVGLHFLFLLGTLGLFGLTFAFIIQEDETICSVRRFLWGVLFALCFSCLLSQAWRVRRLVRHGTGPAGWQLVGLALCLMLVQVIIAVEWLVLTVLRDTRPACAYEPMDFVMALIYDMVLLVVTLGLALFTLCGKFKRWKLNGAFLLITAFLSVLIWVAWMTMYLFGNVKLQQGDAWNDPTLAITLAASGWVFVIFHAIPEIHCTLLPALQENTPNYFDTSPPRMRETAFEEDVQLPRAYMENKAFSMDEHNAALRTAGFPNGSLGKRPSGSLGKRPSAPFRSNVYQPTEMAVVLNGGTIPTAPPSHTGRHLW